One genomic segment of Pseudomonas fortuita includes these proteins:
- a CDS encoding transglycosylase SLT domain-containing protein encodes MLRCWLVFLLTLGLTLTGPAQARAPGPQQNIPPAKVRDLQQVRTSKVLRVLVNQSRNSSGEVKGEPVGIEYYRLRALEHYLNARNADDQQIQLKLIPRAKEQLLGALARGEGDLAAPGELLDPGTVRGVSSTAPILDQVPLTLVGRKGERSFSKVEQLSGRTVALTSASAAGPLIQQVNQQLALRKRPPIKVEWVDSTLAVEDVLEMVQAGIYHLTVVEQPIARRWARVMPRLRLDSRVRLGPPQAMRWYVGRDAPQLLATVDHFLRGYRAPDNQDAAFERIYRRQYRVHNPLASKDRQRLASVRAVLQKHGQAQQIDWLNLAALAFKESTLNPAARGTGGAHGLMQITPSAAQRVGVSNTATVDGNVQASARYLALIRRKFFASPRINERERMAFVLAAYNLGPERVQAMRAEARRRGLNGNQWFFQTERIAMEQVGMGPVNFVNSVNKYFLAFNRERAVLERVAKR; translated from the coding sequence ATGCTGCGATGCTGGCTTGTTTTTCTGCTGACGCTGGGCCTGACCCTGACCGGCCCGGCCCAGGCGCGCGCGCCGGGGCCGCAGCAGAACATACCACCCGCCAAGGTGCGTGACCTGCAGCAGGTTCGCACCAGCAAAGTGCTGCGGGTGCTGGTCAACCAGAGCCGTAACAGCTCTGGCGAGGTCAAGGGCGAGCCAGTTGGCATCGAGTACTATCGCCTGCGTGCCCTGGAGCATTACCTCAATGCCCGCAACGCGGACGACCAGCAGATCCAGCTAAAGCTCATCCCACGTGCCAAGGAGCAGTTGCTGGGCGCTCTGGCCCGCGGGGAGGGTGACCTGGCTGCGCCGGGCGAGCTGCTCGACCCTGGCACGGTACGCGGCGTCAGCAGCACTGCGCCGATACTCGACCAGGTGCCGTTGACGCTGGTGGGGCGCAAAGGCGAGCGAAGCTTCAGCAAGGTCGAACAGCTGTCCGGGCGTACCGTGGCCTTGACCAGCGCGAGTGCCGCCGGCCCGCTGATCCAGCAGGTCAACCAGCAACTGGCGCTGCGCAAGCGGCCGCCGATCAAGGTGGAGTGGGTTGACTCCACGTTGGCGGTGGAGGATGTACTGGAAATGGTGCAGGCAGGCATCTACCACCTTACCGTTGTCGAACAGCCGATTGCCCGGCGCTGGGCGCGGGTTATGCCGCGCCTGCGGCTGGACAGCCGTGTGCGCCTGGGGCCACCGCAAGCCATGCGCTGGTATGTGGGGCGCGATGCGCCGCAGCTGTTGGCCACGGTGGATCACTTTCTGCGAGGTTACCGCGCGCCAGACAATCAGGATGCCGCGTTCGAGCGCATCTACCGGCGCCAGTACCGGGTGCACAACCCATTGGCCAGCAAGGACCGCCAGCGGCTGGCCTCGGTGCGGGCAGTGCTGCAGAAGCATGGTCAGGCGCAGCAGATCGACTGGCTCAACCTGGCGGCGCTGGCTTTCAAGGAATCGACGCTCAACCCGGCCGCACGCGGCACGGGCGGTGCCCATGGCCTGATGCAGATTACCCCTTCGGCGGCCCAGCGCGTGGGGGTAAGCAACACCGCCACGGTAGATGGCAATGTACAGGCCAGCGCACGCTACCTGGCCCTGATTCGGCGTAAGTTCTTTGCCAGCCCCAGAATCAACGAGCGTGAGCGCATGGCCTTTGTGCTGGCGGCTTACAACCTCGGCCCCGAGCGCGTTCAGGCCATGCGCGCCGAAGCCCGGCGGCGCGGCCTTAACGGCAATCAGTGGTTCTTCCAGACCGAACGCATCGCCATGGAGCAGGTAGGCATGGGGCCGGTCAACTTCGTCAACAGTGTCAACAAGTACTTTTTGGCATTCAACCGCGAGCGGGCCGTGCTGGAGCGCGTAGCGAAGCGTTGA
- the greB gene encoding transcription elongation factor GreB has protein sequence MSTNIITTQGHEALKKELDHLWRVYRPEITQKVAWAASLGDRSENADYQYNKKLLREIDRRVRYLRKRLEDVKVVAYSPQQEGKVFFGAWVEVENDDGETMKFRIVGYDEIYGRNDYISIDSPMARALLKKEEGDEVVVHTPTGEATWYVNSISYGQ, from the coding sequence TTGAGTACCAACATCATCACCACGCAAGGCCATGAGGCGCTGAAGAAAGAACTGGACCACCTGTGGCGGGTATATCGCCCGGAGATCACCCAGAAGGTTGCCTGGGCCGCGTCGCTGGGCGACCGCAGCGAGAATGCCGACTATCAGTACAACAAGAAGCTGTTGCGCGAAATCGACCGCCGGGTGCGTTACCTGCGCAAGCGTCTTGAAGATGTAAAAGTGGTGGCCTACTCACCTCAGCAGGAAGGCAAGGTATTTTTCGGTGCCTGGGTCGAAGTCGAGAATGACGATGGCGAGACCATGAAATTTCGCATTGTCGGCTATGACGAGATCTACGGGCGCAACGATTACATCTCGATCGACTCGCCCATGGCGCGCGCCTTGCTCAAGAAGGAGGAGGGCGATGAGGTAGTGGTGCACACGCCTACCGGTGAAGCGACCTGGTATGTCAACAGTATCAGTTACGGCCAATAA
- a CDS encoding ABC transporter permease produces the protein MKHMPLSRLYGLALRQLLRDLRASEVRVLFFALLVAVAASTAIGYFGARLNGAMQLRASEFLGADLVLQGSAPAREQQIATGTALGLRHAQVIEFTSVVGGDNGIQLSSVKAADAAYPLRGQVRSAPAPYAEEIPGGGPAPGEAWVEPRLLAALGLAIGDSIDVGMKTLRMSRVLTYEPDRANNFYSLTPRVMMNLADLEATGVIQPGSRVTYRDLWRGDAEALAQYRQAVEKDLAANQRLRDTRDGNQQIGGALGKAERYLNMASLVAVLLAGVAVALSASRYAARRLDASALLRCLGLSRRQALGLYCLQLAMLGLVAAFAGALLGWLAQLGLFRLLHGLLPSVVPAGGIVPALAGIGTGLVALAGFALPPIAALGQVPPLRVLRRDLLPIPPSSWLVYGAALFALGLIMWRLSLDLLLTFALLGGGLVAALLLGGLLLLGLRSLRRLLAGAPLAWRLGLGQLLRHPTAAAGQALAFGLILLAMGLVALLRAELLDTWQAQLPKDAPNHFALNILPDDREPFAERLHQVNATSAPLYPVTPGRLVQINQQPVQQIVSKDSAGERAVQRDLSLTWAAELPEGNALTAGNWWQALPADDETPGVSVEAELASSLKLKMGDLLTFDIGGQQRQARVSSLRSVHWDSFQPNFYMIFQPGTLQGLPTTYLTSFYLAPGHDLDVVALSRAFPAVTILQVDALLDQLRSILAQVTLAVEYVLVFVLAAGLAVLFAGLQATLDERIRQGALLRALGAGRPLLVKARRIEFGLLGATSGLLAAVGCELITLVLYRYAFDLQWSPHPWLLALPLAGALLVGGAGVLGTRRALNASPLTVLREG, from the coding sequence ATGAAACATATGCCGTTGTCCCGCCTGTACGGCCTGGCCCTGCGCCAGTTGCTACGCGACCTTCGCGCCAGCGAAGTACGCGTGCTGTTCTTCGCCCTGCTGGTGGCGGTGGCAGCCAGCACCGCCATCGGCTACTTCGGTGCACGCCTGAATGGCGCCATGCAACTGCGCGCCAGCGAATTCCTGGGCGCCGACCTGGTGCTACAGGGCAGTGCCCCCGCTCGCGAGCAACAGATCGCTACCGGCACGGCACTTGGCTTGCGCCACGCGCAGGTGATCGAGTTCACCAGTGTGGTGGGCGGCGACAACGGCATCCAGTTGTCCAGCGTCAAGGCCGCCGACGCTGCCTACCCATTGCGCGGGCAGGTACGCAGCGCACCGGCGCCCTATGCAGAGGAAATACCTGGTGGCGGCCCGGCACCTGGCGAGGCGTGGGTCGAGCCCCGCCTGTTGGCGGCGCTGGGGCTGGCGATTGGCGACAGCATCGACGTAGGCATGAAAACCCTGCGCATGAGCCGTGTGCTTACTTACGAACCGGACCGCGCCAACAACTTCTACAGCCTTACCCCAAGGGTGATGATGAACCTGGCCGACCTGGAAGCCACCGGTGTTATCCAGCCTGGCAGCCGGGTTACCTACCGCGACCTGTGGCGCGGCGATGCCGAGGCACTGGCCCAATACCGCCAGGCCGTGGAAAAAGACCTGGCCGCCAACCAGCGCTTGCGCGACACACGCGATGGCAACCAGCAGATCGGTGGCGCCTTGGGCAAGGCCGAACGCTACCTGAACATGGCGAGTCTGGTGGCGGTGCTGCTGGCCGGGGTCGCCGTGGCCCTGTCGGCCAGCCGTTATGCCGCTCGGCGCCTGGATGCCAGCGCGCTGCTGCGCTGCCTGGGGCTCTCACGCCGCCAGGCACTGGGCCTGTATTGCCTGCAGTTGGCCATGCTCGGCCTGGTCGCCGCCTTTGCCGGCGCCCTGCTCGGCTGGCTGGCACAGCTGGGCCTGTTCCGCCTGCTGCACGGCCTGCTGCCGAGCGTGGTGCCGGCCGGCGGCATCGTCCCTGCCCTGGCTGGCATCGGCACCGGGCTGGTTGCACTGGCCGGCTTCGCCCTGCCGCCGATTGCTGCCTTGGGCCAAGTCCCGCCACTGCGGGTGCTGCGCCGTGATCTGTTGCCGATACCACCGAGCAGCTGGTTGGTGTACGGCGCCGCACTGTTTGCCTTGGGCCTGATCATGTGGCGCCTGAGCCTTGACCTGCTGCTCACCTTCGCCCTGCTCGGTGGCGGGCTGGTCGCCGCGCTACTGCTCGGTGGCTTGCTTTTGCTCGGCTTGCGCAGCCTGCGCCGGCTGTTGGCCGGCGCACCACTGGCCTGGCGCCTGGGGCTGGGCCAGTTGCTGCGCCACCCCACGGCAGCCGCCGGCCAGGCCTTGGCCTTCGGCCTGATCCTGCTCGCCATGGGGTTGGTCGCCCTGCTACGCGCAGAACTGCTCGACACCTGGCAAGCTCAGTTGCCAAAGGATGCCCCCAACCACTTCGCCCTGAACATCCTGCCGGATGACCGTGAACCGTTCGCTGAACGGCTGCATCAGGTCAATGCCACTTCAGCACCGCTATACCCGGTAACGCCCGGGCGCCTGGTGCAAATCAACCAGCAACCGGTACAGCAAATCGTCAGCAAGGATTCGGCGGGTGAGCGCGCCGTGCAGCGCGACCTCAGCCTGACCTGGGCCGCCGAGCTGCCCGAAGGCAATGCACTGACCGCCGGCAACTGGTGGCAAGCCTTGCCCGCCGACGACGAGACCCCTGGCGTTTCGGTGGAGGCCGAGCTGGCCAGCAGCCTGAAGCTTAAAATGGGCGACCTGCTGACCTTCGACATCGGCGGCCAGCAGCGCCAAGCGCGGGTCAGCAGCCTTCGCAGCGTGCACTGGGACAGCTTCCAGCCAAACTTCTACATGATCTTCCAACCCGGCACGCTGCAGGGGCTACCGACCACCTACCTGACCAGCTTCTATCTGGCGCCGGGCCACGACCTGGACGTGGTGGCGCTGTCACGGGCATTCCCGGCAGTGACCATCTTGCAGGTGGATGCCTTGCTCGACCAACTGCGCAGCATCCTCGCCCAGGTGACCCTGGCAGTGGAGTATGTACTGGTCTTTGTGCTGGCTGCCGGGCTGGCGGTGCTGTTTGCCGGTTTGCAGGCAACGCTGGATGAACGCATTCGCCAGGGTGCCTTGCTCCGTGCGCTGGGGGCCGGGCGGCCATTGCTGGTCAAGGCACGGCGTATCGAGTTCGGCTTGCTGGGGGCAACCAGCGGATTGTTGGCCGCAGTGGGCTGTGAACTGATTACCCTGGTGCTGTACCGCTATGCCTTCGACTTGCAGTGGAGCCCGCACCCGTGGCTGCTGGCGTTGCCGCTGGCGGGGGCGCTGCTGGTGGGCGGTGCCGGAGTACTGGGCACGCGGCGGGCGTTGAATGCCAGCCCGTTGACGGTGTTGCGCGAGGGTTGA
- a CDS encoding ABC transporter ATP-binding protein: MGPNILVAQNLSKVVPSAEGDLTILHALSLELAKGDSLAIVGASGSGKSTLLGLLAGLDQPSAGKVLLAGTDLGPLDEDQRARVRAEHVGFVFQSFQLLDSLNALENVMLPLELDGRRDAREQARSLLERVGLGKRLSHTPRQLSGGEQQRVAIARAFAAQPAVLFADEPTGNLDSHTGERISDLLFELNKERGTTLVLVTHDERLARRCRRQIRLDAGRLVAPVEA, encoded by the coding sequence ATGGGCCCCAACATACTCGTTGCGCAGAACCTTAGCAAAGTGGTCCCCAGCGCGGAAGGTGACCTTACCATCCTCCACGCACTCTCCCTCGAGCTGGCCAAAGGCGACAGCCTGGCCATCGTCGGCGCCTCGGGCTCGGGCAAGTCGACCCTGCTCGGCCTACTCGCCGGCCTCGACCAGCCCAGCGCGGGCAAAGTCCTCCTCGCCGGCACCGACCTGGGGCCACTGGATGAAGACCAGCGCGCCCGGGTACGTGCCGAACATGTGGGCTTTGTGTTCCAGTCATTCCAGCTGCTCGACAGCCTGAATGCGCTGGAGAACGTGATGCTGCCACTGGAACTGGACGGCCGCCGCGACGCCCGCGAACAGGCGCGCAGCCTGCTGGAACGGGTCGGCCTGGGCAAGCGCCTGAGCCACACCCCGCGCCAACTGTCGGGCGGCGAACAGCAGCGGGTAGCCATCGCCCGCGCCTTCGCCGCGCAGCCTGCGGTGTTGTTTGCCGACGAACCCACCGGCAACCTCGACAGCCACACAGGCGAGCGCATCAGCGACTTGTTGTTTGAACTGAACAAAGAGCGCGGTACTACCCTGGTGCTGGTCACCCATGACGAACGCCTGGCCCGACGCTGCCGCCGCCAGATCCGCCTGGATGCGGGGCGCTTGGTGGCCCCGGTGGAGGCTTGA